One part of the Niveispirillum cyanobacteriorum genome encodes these proteins:
- a CDS encoding YjbH domain-containing protein yields the protein MFRFGRTATAAIALLAMAAPVAAQENNPFLPWRPPETVNDFGGTGLIQTPVARAAPDGQAYAGFTYVWPYSRYFITVQGLPWLEATLRYTSVANRFYGPEDFSGFQSYKDRGIDVKVRLVEGNATWPNVAVGLRDIAGTGLFGSEYIVADQSLGDFDLSLGMGWGNMGTQNKFSNPLGLISKKFKTRPTGFTEGGGALSTDFFRGPVSLFGGVAWQTPLEGLRLKLEYDPNDYQSEPLDNDLKQSIPLNIGFDYKPWDWLQVGAALERGNRAMLRFATTTNFHKAKGPGKIDAPPPPLMPTAAAAAAAPSAAPAAAPDAPRSASAPADDVRTGLGRQAALDGLALQHFARMAGEIHITVAGTPARDSVAVSYDLARRAAELAPDFTGRIQVTRVEYNLPWMVTSFEADSLRRDAGLRVTSRAPVPAIYPVPPVTGQAPDETVRKELSAQLQKQGFFLSAVDYKAPKVTLFLGNGRYRQVPKAIGRAARTAAAVLPPEYQEIEIIFVDNGMEMLSATIFRVDLERALSPYGGSIEEAWMRTSIERPSAKAEDASHPEDVEYPGVGWNIRPALRQTLGRPESFILYQAWVRLNGTLVLAPGLNLAGGLGIDVSNNFDKMRIPSDSLLPRVRSDIKEYLQQGTTAMTYLQADYTREIGTDTYARVYGGYLEEMFGGMGSEVLYKPFGKEWAIGLDVAWAKQRDYDQWFKFRPYDVVTGHLTGYYHYEPLGVDANVKVGRYLAGDEGATFELSRTFDSGVTVGAFATFTNVSPEKFGEGRFDKGIYFIIPLDNLYVKSTRGSLGWLWRPLTRDGGQTLSARRPLIGQVNAADGAALRRNWNLLLD from the coding sequence TCGCCGCCCAGGAGAACAATCCCTTCCTGCCCTGGCGGCCACCGGAGACGGTGAACGATTTTGGTGGTACTGGCCTGATCCAGACCCCTGTCGCCCGGGCAGCACCCGATGGTCAGGCCTATGCCGGCTTTACTTATGTCTGGCCCTATTCACGCTATTTCATCACGGTGCAGGGGCTGCCCTGGCTGGAAGCCACCCTGCGCTATACCAGCGTCGCCAACCGCTTCTACGGGCCCGAAGATTTCTCCGGGTTCCAATCCTACAAGGATCGCGGCATCGACGTGAAAGTGCGGCTGGTCGAGGGCAATGCCACCTGGCCGAATGTAGCTGTCGGGCTGCGCGATATTGCCGGCACCGGTCTTTTCGGTTCCGAATATATCGTTGCGGATCAAAGCCTCGGTGACTTTGACCTGTCCCTGGGCATGGGCTGGGGCAATATGGGCACCCAGAACAAGTTCAGCAATCCGCTGGGTCTGATTTCTAAAAAGTTCAAGACGCGCCCGACCGGCTTCACAGAGGGCGGTGGGGCCCTGTCGACGGACTTTTTCCGCGGCCCCGTCTCGCTTTTCGGCGGGGTTGCTTGGCAAACGCCGCTGGAAGGGCTGCGTCTGAAGCTGGAATATGATCCGAACGACTATCAGAGCGAGCCGCTGGACAATGACCTGAAACAGTCCATCCCCCTTAATATCGGCTTTGATTACAAGCCGTGGGATTGGCTGCAGGTTGGTGCCGCACTGGAGCGTGGCAACCGCGCCATGCTTCGTTTCGCAACGACAACGAATTTTCATAAGGCGAAGGGGCCGGGCAAGATCGACGCGCCGCCGCCCCCGCTGATGCCCACGGCCGCTGCTGCCGCTGCTGCCCCCTCGGCGGCGCCCGCTGCCGCGCCTGATGCACCGCGTTCTGCGTCCGCGCCGGCGGATGATGTGCGGACGGGCCTGGGCCGGCAGGCCGCACTGGATGGTCTGGCGCTTCAGCATTTCGCCCGCATGGCCGGTGAGATCCATATCACGGTGGCGGGAACGCCCGCGCGCGACAGCGTGGCCGTATCCTATGATCTGGCCCGCCGCGCGGCGGAACTGGCGCCAGATTTCACGGGCCGCATCCAGGTGACGCGGGTTGAATATAACCTGCCCTGGATGGTGACCAGTTTTGAGGCCGACAGTCTGCGCCGGGATGCGGGGCTGCGCGTCACCAGCCGTGCCCCGGTCCCCGCCATCTATCCGGTCCCGCCCGTTACGGGCCAGGCACCGGATGAGACAGTACGCAAGGAATTGTCCGCGCAGTTGCAGAAGCAGGGTTTCTTCCTGTCGGCGGTCGATTACAAGGCTCCGAAGGTGACCCTGTTCCTGGGCAATGGCCGCTATCGGCAGGTGCCGAAGGCCATCGGGCGCGCGGCCCGCACAGCCGCTGCCGTCCTGCCGCCCGAATATCAGGAGATCGAGATCATCTTCGTGGACAATGGCATGGAGATGCTGTCGGCCACGATATTCCGGGTCGATCTGGAACGTGCCTTGTCCCCCTATGGCGGGTCCATCGAGGAAGCCTGGATGCGCACCAGCATCGAACGGCCCTCTGCCAAGGCCGAGGATGCCAGCCATCCCGAAGATGTGGAATATCCCGGCGTCGGCTGGAACATCCGGCCGGCCCTGCGTCAGACCTTAGGCCGTCCGGAAAGCTTCATCCTGTATCAGGCCTGGGTGCGTCTGAACGGCACGCTGGTCCTGGCTCCGGGCCTAAACCTTGCCGGCGGGCTGGGCATCGACGTGTCGAACAATTTCGACAAGATGCGCATCCCGTCGGACAGTCTGTTGCCGCGTGTCCGGTCCGACATCAAGGAGTACCTGCAGCAGGGTACGACCGCGATGACCTATCTCCAGGCCGACTATACGCGGGAAATCGGCACCGACACCTATGCCCGCGTTTATGGCGGGTATCTGGAGGAAATGTTCGGCGGCATGGGCAGCGAGGTCCTGTACAAGCCGTTCGGTAAGGAATGGGCTATCGGGCTGGACGTGGCCTGGGCTAAACAGCGTGACTATGACCAGTGGTTCAAGTTCCGCCCATACGATGTCGTTACTGGTCACCTGACCGGCTATTATCATTACGAGCCACTGGGCGTTGACGCCAATGTGAAGGTAGGACGCTATCTGGCTGGTGATGAGGGGGCGACGTTCGAATTGTCCCGCACGTTCGACAGCGGTGTTACGGTCGGTGCCTTTGCGACCTTCACCAATGTGTCACCGGAGAAGTTCGGTGAAGGGCGCTTTGACAAGGGTATTTACTTCATCATTCCGCTGGACAATCTCTATGTGAAATCCACCCGGGGCAGCCTGGGTTGGCTGTGGCGACCGTTGACCCGCGATGGTGGCCAGACTCTCAGTGCTCGTCGGCCACTGATCGGTCAGGTGAATGCCGCTGATGGCGCTGCGCTACGGCGCAATTGGAACTTGTTACTGGATTGA